The proteins below come from a single Xyrauchen texanus isolate HMW12.3.18 chromosome 3, RBS_HiC_50CHRs, whole genome shotgun sequence genomic window:
- the crfb12 gene encoding cytokine receptor family member B12, producing MTWFITCIFTLLQISVIPSKAMLSPPNNLSVDLLDFKATIEWLPGQENPPGTRYTLEFILVKNMSGRKWNQSANCTDTAMLKCELTFDRQHDDLFENYFVRVKTTFEGTSSSWTTISKSFQPYGDSRLSSPDVKVSIDQQSINVTFSHWLKLKPDIKPLLKFYLFLFENNSIGESKFVAMTSTSNSFYTFPGVPSGKSYCVNVSASHHQATRNENFNTTKCIFLSDSSGSSSVVKVYVVAMLPIMFLTGIVLTFICLNHMRPKTKNLHLPNSLFVIPGTKRVLTLNTVEFQTITLTLQKVVMNTEDCVSAFKEDSSIFYHQREGITKVIIYPLSIVNQEPFIYLPSPDEEDKNLRQHLLKYSLATDMGKIEENVISDKYDDNISSTSNLLRFTLPDFPQTITVNKLLKSEMDRDRVEDMMMENETCPQSSGYPCRVMYLVEDEEDVEDDFLLPNSFSDSGYEPRPDLNLL from the exons ATGACCTGGTTTATAACCTGCATCTTCACATTGCTCCAAATATCTGTGATTCCATCTAAAG CAATGCTCTCTCCCCCAAATAACTTGAGTGTGGATTTACTGGACTTTAAGGCTACAATTGAATGGCTTCCTGGACAAGAGAACCCACCTGGCACCAGATATACTTTGGAGTTTATACTTGTTAAAAACAT GTCTGGAAGAAAGTGGAATCAGTCTGCAAACTGCACTGACACAGCCATGTTGAAGTGCGAGTTGACCTTTGACCGGCAACATGACGACCTCTTTGAGAATTACTTTGTGAGGGTCAAGACCACATTTGAAGGAACAAGCTCCAGCTGGACAACTATATCGAAGTCTTTCCAGCCATATGGAGACT CTCGTCTGAGTTCCCCAGATGTAAAAGTCTCAATTGACCAACAGTCCATTAACGTTACCTTCAGTCATTGGCTGAAATTAAAACCAGATATTAAACCCCTCCTGAAATTTTACTTATTCCTCTTTGAGAACAATTCTATCGGCGAATCAAAG TTTGTAGCAATGACATCGACCTCAAATTCCTTCTACACTTTTCCTGGTGTGCCTTCTGGCAAGAGCTACTGTGTTAACGTTTCTGCCAGTCATCACCAGGCCACACGTAACGAGAACTTCAACACCACCAAATGTATCTTCCTGTCAG ATTCTTCTGGAAGCTCTTCGGTGGTAAAGGTGTACGTTGTGGCAATGCTGCCGATTATGTTTTTAACTGGAATTGTTTTGACGTTCATTTGTCTTAACCACATGAGGCCTAAAACCAAGAATCTCCATCTTCCAAATTCTCTG TTCGTCATTCCAGGAACTAAAAGGGTCCTAACACTGAACACTGTGGAATTCCAAACAATTACACTGACATTGCAGAAGGTTGTTATGAACACAGAGGACTGTGTTTCTGCATTTAAGGAGGACAGCTCTATTTTTTATCACCAGAGAGAAGGCATTACTAAAGTTATAATTTACCCACTGTCCATCGTCAATCAAGAACCTTTTATCTACCTACCCAGTCCAGATGAGGAGGACAAGAATTTACGTCAGCATTTACTAAAGTACAGCCTAGCTACTGATATGGGAAAGATTGAAGAAAATGTCATATCTGATAAATATGATGACAATATTTCTTCAACCTCTAACCTTTTGAGATTTACCTTGCCTGACTTCCCACAAACGAttactgtgaacaagcttctgaAGTCAGAAATGGATAGAGATCGTGTAGAGGACATGATGATGGAGAATGAGACTTGTCCTCAGTCATCAGGCTATCCCTGTAGAGTAATGTATCttgtggaggatgaggaggaTGTGGAGGATGACTTCCTGTTGCCCAATTCTTTCTCAGACAGTGGATATGAACCAAGGCCAGATCTAAATTTGTTATAA